The Bacteroides ovatus genomic interval GCCTCTTTATTCTTGCGTGCCAACGTATCAACCGTCTGCAAACGGTGTCCACAGTGGGGGCAACGTGCAGACTTTCCTTTTCCCTTATAGTCAAACTCCCCTCCACAATCGCCACACGTGCATTTATGCCCCGATGTGCGGAAAGAAATATGTTTCACGACGTTCCGTATAGCCCAATCAACCGCTTTTGAGCTGATGGCGGCCAGCCTCTCGTTGGAGGCTGCCACCGTTTTTTCAAATTTCGTTCTCGGTTTCATGGCTTAAAAATCAAAAAGTGAGGGTTGGGGTTGTTTCGTCTCTTGCGGCTTGCTTGTCCTTGGCTTGGAGTGGCGCACTTGCAACTTGCGCAGCTCCTCCTCTTGGTAGCGTTTGAGGGCGAGTGCCTTTTGCTCCGCCTTTTCCTCCTCGGTCAGGTCTATATGACGGTTCACCACCACATCACAGTTAACAGGCTTTCCGATTTCCAGTGTAAGCTCATCAATAGCATGTACCGCCATTGAAAATACCTCCATGTCGGAGAAACCGCAACATCCCGACTGCTTCACCTCATTCAGTATATAAGTGACCACATCGTCAATGGTTCGTTCTGTGGTTTCATACTTGGCACGGAAGAGTTCATCCTCTTTTGCCCTGTTGTCAAGATAGTTCTTGATAATCTCCTTGAATTGTTCTGTTCCTTTCATATCCGTTCTGATTATATGTGTCCGTATGTTAGAAATGATACCCGAAAACCGCCCCAACATAGAGTTTGTCCCCGATTTCAAGATTGCCTATGATGGTCATCAGTTCCCTCGACCGTTCCGCCAGTCCGTACCCGTTAGAGAAGTCCGTTACAAAGAGCGCATCGGTGCAAAGCGGATTGAGGATGGCTTTCTGTAGTTGGTAAGCCGGACCGACCCATTTCATGATGTTCTCCTCGTTGATGTCTGCCATCCTTGTATGGATGGTGTCAAGATAGCTTTTTCGCCATTCCGCAAAACCGCTTTGGTATACAATCGTTTCTCCGTCCTCGTTAAGGGAAAACATCTCTTTTGGCAATATGTGCTCCACAAGGCAGCGGATGTTCTCTTTGCGTTCCTCTTCGCTACTCTCATAAGCATAATCAAGGGAAGTCATGTCCCCTGCTTCGATGTGGTCAACTCCGATATGTTCTTCCTTGCTTATCGGTTGGTTGCTGATTTGATAAATGATGCTGTGCATAGTCCTGATATTTGATGGTTCATAAATTGCTGTCCTGCAACGGCAGTGATTGGAGTATATCCATAAAGGGTATGGTGTTGATGTCCTTGTCGCCAAAAAGCACCTTCCATTCCGGCTTGACGAAAACCCGATGGAACTCATCAACCCTAAAACCTTTCAATGAAGAATAGCAGTCAATGGTGGCGAAGTTCCTGCCGTCCTTGCGGATGTGGGCATATTCGGGTGGCATACCGAAGCAGCACCTGCGGATGTCCTCTCTGTTCCATAGCAGCGTAAGTTCATACACACTGCCATTGAGCGTTACCTTTTCGTTCCTGTCTTTAAGTATGATAGCCATAGTTCTTAATTTTTTCCCTTTTGTTTGAAGCTTTTCGGCTTCTCGCTTCCGGGATGTTTACGATACCTGCCTCACGGAGGGCGTAAGTGCCATAAGGCAAACGTGGCCGACGGAAAGAGGACGGAATACCCAATTTGGCACAAATTGCGAAAGGCTGCCGGCCGCTTTCCGTGCAGCCAAGTGAAACGCCGTTTGCCGTCGGCACTGCCCTCCGTTTCTTTGTATCGGAAAATCCGCAGGGAGCGTGATGCAGGTATGGTGTGGAAAAAGAAAGCCCCGATGTTGGCACACCGGGACTTCATGGAATCAGTATCAAAAGAAAGGCCGTCACAAAAAAACCGACACCTTACCTGATAATAAGATGCCGGGACAAAAGTATTTTATGATGCAATCCGGAGAAAAGGATTTGTGCCTACATCAACGGCACCTCAAAGGATTTCACCACACAAAGGGCTTCCTTGTCGAGTATGAACCAGTATTCAGAGCGGTAGGGCTTGCCGCCCGAATCCTTGGCCTCGAACTCTATCTTGACCTTCCAGCCGTTGAAGGGCTGTCTCGCATGGCCATGGGGATTCCCTTCATAGACAATAAGTCCTCTCAACGCCGACATCACAGCCATCTGCCGCTCCATCAGGTCGGACATCGCCTTGTCATCGGGGTTGAAATTCTCGAAGCCGTTCGTTTCCTTCATCACTTTCTCGTTGATTTTCATCATCGCCATTGAAAGAGCCATTTTCTCATCCATGGTCACATAGTCCCTGCCGAACACGGAATCCGCCTTGCTGATAGCAAGTATTTTGACGGATTTAGGGTTATCGACCGAAGCCATCAATGCCTTCTCCGCCACTTCCACCGCCCGGTTCTCCGGCTTGCCGGAACAACTGACGAAACAAACCACGCCGCCCCAGAACAGAACGGCAGAAACCAAAATAAAGATAATCAGTGAACCCTGTCTCATACCTTCACGATTTGAAGTTTGTCAGGCGCAAGCCCCAGCCGTTTGCGGTAGATGGAGCCGTCATCCCGGTACATTTCCAGTTCGGAGGCGGTGATGCCCTTCTCGCAGATATCCGTAGCCTCGGCAAGCGTGATCTGGTGGCCGCCGATGTTACGCCAGATGGCAAAAGAGCAAGGTTTCTCTTGATTGCCGTAGTTGGAGCAGTTGAACGCCCGGCTTCCCACACGGATGTCTCCGCCGCAGTGGGGGCACTTGCCGATGACCGGTCGCATATTTACCGCACCGTCATCCGCCAGTTCAAGTACGGTCGGGAAGGTCTTGCCTTCCTTGGTGGCAAAGCCGTCCAGCAGGATACGGCGTTTCTCCAGCAGCTCCGCCACTTCCCCGTCACCCATCTTGCGGTTGCCGATGATGCCGTTGATGTTGAGCACGCAGGACGGATTGTCGCCGATGTTATGCTCACAGCGGTAGCCCTTGCAGGTCTTCACTACACTGCCGCCGCACAAGGGGCAGCGGCCTATGATTTTCTTTTCTGTTTCCATTTTCTTATTTATTTGTTGTTACGATGTTCGTATTCCTTATTCCCTTACCATTTGAGCAGGTAGCCTTGGTTCCATTCCGCCACGATGCCGCCGATGATGTTCTTGCCCGACATCACGTTGGCCCAGCCTTCCGGGTCGAGGGAGAACCAGAGGTCGTTCCACGACAGCGTGCGCACCTGCCACGCCAAGATGAAGAGGTCTGTGTTGATGGCCTCCAGTCTTGTGACCACCTCGTTGGCGATGTAGTAGCGTTCCGAAGAGTTCAGCAGGTTCACCTTGTGCTTCTCGTTTTTCCCGTCAGAGCCTGTGACGTTATAGCTGCCCGAAGTGACCAGCTGTTTCATGAACGGATAGAGGGCAGCCATCTGTGTGGCCGCGTCCGTCAGCTCATCCGACACGATGGCGGCAATGGCCGTCCCTTTGAGGTTTCCGCCGACCGATTTTGTCAGCAGGCTGCAGTTCTTGGGGATTTCCGTTGTCACCAGTTCCCCTGCCCGTTTGATTTGGTACAGGTTCTGCATCGCTCCCTGCGCGTTCGACAGGTATTCCAGCATTTTGTCCTCGACGCTGTGGACACGGTCGAGGGCCACCGTTACGGCGGCTTCTGCGGCTATGATACGCTCCTGGAGTTTCCTCCGCTTCTTGTGGATGCTTTTCAGTTCCGCTGTCTGTGCCACAACCGCTGCGGTCAGGGCCGGGTCAGTCTGTTGGGCGAAGACGGGAACGCCCCCTGCGCCCAATCCCAACAGGACGGCAAAAGCCGCCAGTCGCTTTTTGATGAAGATTGATTCCATATTCCTTAGATTTTAAGACCGGCACTTCTGCGCCCGGCCAAGTTTTCCTCACGTTCCTCCTTATGTGGAGAGATAACCGGTGCCATCGGCTTGTTCAGCAGACAGTCATTCCAGTCCTTGAACGCCTTGGGCGGCAGCCATTGCCCCATCTTGTGACGGATGGAAAGGTGCTCGTTGACCTGTACGGTCAACGGACGTTCAGGGTTCAGCTCAAAAGTCTTTCCTTTGGCTTCCACTGACAGGATATTGTCTCTCTTATTGATTTTCATCGGGATGCCTTCCAGCAACGCCATCATGCGCAGCCCGTAGATGCGTCCGGCAAGGTCATTGTCGAAGCAGTCGTATGCACGCGCATCGGGAAACCGTTCCATCACACCGGTTATCTGTCTGTCCGAGAAGGTTCCTCCAAGCGACACAAGGGCAATGTCCGTTCCTAATTGTGCCCGGTTCACCTGATAGAAAGCCATCGCGTCAAATGCGGACTCGCAGAAGAACACGCTTTTTACGATATAAGGATTGCCGCCGGACAGGTCGGCCACCCACGCCGATGAAGAGGAGTCCGTACCTGCCGCCTTTGACTTGTAACCGCCATATCCACGTATCTCGTAGCCTTGCGGCACGTTGCTGTGGCCGTTGGTGTAAGGAAAGCCGATGTTGTAACCGTCAAACTTCCCGTTCTGTCGGTCACGTATCAGGGAAAGGAACGGGGCAAGTGCCTTGACCGTTCCGTCTGAAAGCCCCCGTTCGGAGAAAAGCCGTGGAATCCTTTCCGTGTCTATCGGTTTTACTTCGTACCGTGAGGCATCGAAAAACGCGGTGGCTTTGACCGACTTCACATATTCGCGGTCTTCCCGGTATTCGGGTTCGGGCATGTTGGCAAACCGTGCCATGACCTTGGCAATCTTCTGCCACTCGTCCTTGCCCGATACAGTGAAAGCGCTCAGGTTTTCCCGTATCAGCGTGACCACATCACCCTTTGAACCGTCCCGGCGGAAAAAGGTCTGTGCCGCCTTGTCGTTGGGATGGCTGACAATGATGGTGTCACGCCGGTTGCCGTTCTCCCCGAGCACCAGCTCTATGTAGCGTCCGACACCGGCCTTGCGGTCAAGCCGGTAGCCCAGCGCGTAGGCGATGTCATCGACACCCACCCGTGCTTTCAAGTCCTTGAAGTTTACCTTGTAGTCTGCCATAAGCCGGTCGTTTTACATCATGCTGATTCCGGTACCCGTTTTCTGTGTCCGCTGCATCACCGCCAGTTCCGGTCCGTAGGTCTTGCGTGCCGTCATGTGCAGGAACGCCGCCTTGTCCTTCATGTCCGTGAGCTGGAAATAGGTCTTGGCCGTCTCCTTGGAGACGTTTTTCAACCCCAACTCCACACCATCGTAGGAGGCGCGGATGGCGTAGCCGCCCGAACGGGTCTTTACGATGGCCGCGTTCTTGAAGGGTACTTCCTCGTCCGGGCCTAACGGTACAAGAGGGTCGTTCTTGGCAAGGTACGGCTGTTCGCCGAGTGCCAGCCGCTGCTTGTCAACGTGGTCAAGAATCAGGTCGGAAGCCTTGTTCACGTCCGCCATGACGGAGACGATGAACTTCGGTTCCTGTTTCAGCACGCCTATCCATGAATCCAGATACGCTGCCGAGTTGTCGGTTACTTTGGAGTCAAAGCCCATCGAGTGGCTGATCATCGCTGCGGTCAGCTCCGCCACCAGTTCCTCCTTCGCATACTTCGGGTCGCCGAACTTGCCGCCCATGTCCCGGTTGAGACGTTCCGCCGTCATGGTCGAGTGCGTCATCTCGTGCAGCATGGTGGAATAGAACTCCATGCCGCCACGGTAGGTGTCCTCCGGCGTGCCGCCGATGTTGAACTGCGCCTTCATGGGCAGCACAATGTGGTCTTTGGAGGGAGAGTAATAGGCCCCGTCCACACGCTTGTCCACCTGTATCGGGCAGAGCCAGGCTTGTGTCTCCACCATGCGATCGAGGGCGGAATGGGCGTACATCCCGGCAGTGTCACGGAGTTCGGGCACCTTGAACTTGTCCTGTAGTTTCTGCATCCGTTCCGGTTGAATCTCAGCCAGATTGGTCTGCTGCACGTTGTACACGGGGAAGGCCTTGATGAAGGGTATCACCTCCATTCCTTTCTTTTCCTCCTTGCCCAACGCACGGTATTCTTCCGAGCTGATGCGTTTGCCGTACTTGTCCTTCACCATCATGTCCCAATAGACCACGGGAAAGGCCTTTTCGCCTTTCAGTACGTGGGCTTTGAGGTTGTGCGCCTGCTTGAAGGTCAGATAGACCGGCAGGCGGTAGCCCATGGCCGCCGTCTGCAACTGGAGGAAGAACGAGTTGGAGCCGGAGTAGTTCCGTCCGCTGACGTTCTGGGGCAGTCCGGCAAAGCCTGACGCGCCGCCGATCCATCCCTGCTTCCAGCCGGTGTCTTTCATCTGCCGCATCCGCTCGATCATCATCCCGGCAAATCGGTCGAGTGCCGCCTGTCCTGCGTTGCCGGATACGGACGTGGTATCAGTTCCAGATGCCATAGTCCTCGTCATCCATCATCTGGCGGTCCATCTGCTCGATGTCCGTCTGTTCGACATAAAACTCCGCCGACTCGTCGGACGGGTCTGTGCCGTGCGAGCGGCACCATTCCAGATACTCCCGTGCGTTGTCACCCTCCATGACAAAACGGAGGTGGCCAATCTTGCCTTCCTGAAGGAGCTGCACAAGCTCCTCATGTTTCATTGCTGACATAATATTGTTCTTGTTTATGGTTTGACGAATTGGTTTACATTTTCATGGAGGCGGATTTCTCCACCTTGGCGGTATTCGCTGCGAGCAGCCCGGTGATTTCCGTGTTCAGGTACTTGGCGGCTATCTGCTCCCGTGTGGCGGTCTTCGCCTTGAAGAGGGAATAGCCGTCGTCGAAGGAGATTTCCTGCCTGGTGGTGCGCCCTTTCTCACCCATGTCCACCGATACCTTCCACTTGTTGTCGGCACGGTCTTTGGCCACACGGACGCCATTCTGGTCAACGCCTTCGGGAAGACGGTATTTCTCGTAGGCTGATTTCAGGTGCAGGCGTTCGCCGAAGTTCCGCTCCACCAGCTTTTCAGGTGTCACCACCCGGTCAAAGTAGGCGTTCAGGTCCTGACGGGAAGCGACGGCGGACATCTTGGCCTCGCCGACCTGCGCGTAGAACTTGTATTTGCCGAAGTCGGGACGCTGCTCGTCCTTCTCCTTGTACACGTTGAACTTCTCCACGGTGATGCTGCCTTCCGGCCCGGCAATCGACTTGGGCATCCTGAACGCCTCTTCCGGCACTTTCGGCATCAGCTTGGTCGGGTAATAACGCTCCATCAGCTGCGCTACCGTCAGCTCCTTCTTCTGGTAGGCGGCGAGGTCGGCGGCATCCATCCGCTGCGGTTTCAGCTGCTGCCCGTCCATCTTGGCGGTGAAGTACCATTCCTCCGGGTTGGTCTTGCTCTGGTAGGCATGGCCGTGGGTCACTTTCTCTCCGTTGGCTGTCACCATCTGCGGCTCGCGCGGCTTACGCTCCTGTTTCTCTTTGGCTTCTTCACCGTCCTTGGTCTTCACGGCGGTCCCGGTTTTCTCTTCCTTGGCAGGTTTCTCCCCGGCTGCGTTCTTCACTGTCCGGACAGGCTCTTCCTGCGCGGCCTGTTCCTTTTTCTTCTTTGCCATATCTGAATGATTTGATTGGGTTTGTTCCTTTTTCACGCCCTCCTTCGCCATCTTCGTCAGCTTGGGGTCTTCCACCTTGTCGCAAATGGCGACCCTCGTCCCTGCGCGTATGAGTTTGGGCAGGTAGGTGTCGAGCTTGTTGTATGGGAACATGGTCATCTTCATGGGTTCCTTCTCGCCGGGAATAATCCTGTCGGTGAGGGTTATAGCAAGTATGGCGGCGGCCTTCACCGCGTCCTGCCGGTATATCTCATAGAAGTCGCCCGTCCTGAAAAGGAGCATCGCGTCGGGATGCTTCTTCTTCATGTCATCGAACTGCCTGACGAGTCCGGTGTTTTCATCCGTCTCTTTCTTCTTTGCCATAGCTGTCAGCGTTTAAGACCGTTACCGATATTCTCTTCACGCAATGGTTTGAGCGTCAGGGCACGCTCCTTGGATTGTGCGTCCACCACCTGCTGGTACTCCCAGCGGTTCTTGTCGGTCATCACGAGGCCGAGGTATTCGGGGTGCAGGTCGTCGTAGCGGAGCTTCTGCTGCCTTTCCCATTCCTTCATGTCGCCCTTGATGAGCTTGAACCCCTGTGGCTCTTTGAGATCGATGCCCACGGAGACCTTCTCGCCGCCCACGTTCAGCTCCACGGGCTTGCCGTCCCGTACCTGCTGCTTCTGCTGCGTGCCCAGTTCGATGTCGTTTACCTTCTCCATGTCTTTGAGTTTCCGTTCCATTTCGATGTCCGTCACCCTGCGGTGGATGACCGATTTCGTTTCCGGGTCGAGCTGTAGGTACTGCTGTGTTTTCTCGCCGTTCACCTCCACGGCTTTTTGAAGTACCTCGCCTTTGGCCAGCCGTTCGGCTTCCTGGGGTGTCAGTCGGAGTACCTTGTTCCGTTCCGTTTCGAGTTCCGCCCGTACCGGGTAGGCTAAGAGGGCGGGATTGCCGTCCTTGTCGGCGGTCATCTGTAGTTTGAGCGGCAACGTGATCACGTCACCGTTTCGGGCACTTATCGACACCTGCATCAGCGGTGTGACCTCTCCGGATACCAGCCTTTCCTTTACCTCTTGGGGCAGATTGTCGGCCTTTTCACGGTCGATGCCCAACAGTGCCAGTTTCTCGTATGGCAGCTGTTCGGATTGATTTCTGTTGTGTAATTCCATTTGACTGTTGTTGAGCTGTTAATTTTGCGGCCGTGGCCGTTGGATGCCACAAAATTATTTGCTGTAACCCCCTGAAAAAGAAATGCGCAACACTATTCTGACAATGTTCACCGCGATGCTGCTGCCTATAGCGGCATCCGCACAGTTCTACACGATTACCAAAGAGACGGAAGTCCAGCTGCCTCCGGTTATGAATAGTACCATAAGTGCTGATAATAAGGGAGAAACATCAGTTAACTGCACTGAAACTATAGGGAA includes:
- a CDS encoding PcfK-like family protein — protein: MKGTEQFKEIIKNYLDNRAKEDELFRAKYETTERTIDDVVTYILNEVKQSGCCGFSDMEVFSMAVHAIDELTLEIGKPVNCDVVVNRHIDLTEEEKAEQKALALKRYQEEELRKLQVRHSKPRTSKPQETKQPQPSLFDF
- a CDS encoding topoisomerase C-terminal repeat-containing protein; amino-acid sequence: METEKKIIGRCPLCGGSVVKTCKGYRCEHNIGDNPSCVLNINGIIGNRKMGDGEVAELLEKRRILLDGFATKEGKTFPTVLELADDGAVNMRPVIGKCPHCGGDIRVGSRAFNCSNYGNQEKPCSFAIWRNIGGHQITLAEATDICEKGITASELEMYRDDGSIYRKRLGLAPDKLQIVKV
- a CDS encoding toprim domain-containing protein translates to MADYKVNFKDLKARVGVDDIAYALGYRLDRKAGVGRYIELVLGENGNRRDTIIVSHPNDKAAQTFFRRDGSKGDVVTLIRENLSAFTVSGKDEWQKIAKVMARFANMPEPEYREDREYVKSVKATAFFDASRYEVKPIDTERIPRLFSERGLSDGTVKALAPFLSLIRDRQNGKFDGYNIGFPYTNGHSNVPQGYEIRGYGGYKSKAAGTDSSSSAWVADLSGGNPYIVKSVFFCESAFDAMAFYQVNRAQLGTDIALVSLGGTFSDRQITGVMERFPDARAYDCFDNDLAGRIYGLRMMALLEGIPMKINKRDNILSVEAKGKTFELNPERPLTVQVNEHLSIRHKMGQWLPPKAFKDWNDCLLNKPMAPVISPHKEEREENLAGRRSAGLKI
- a CDS encoding ArdC family protein, which produces MASGTDTTSVSGNAGQAALDRFAGMMIERMRQMKDTGWKQGWIGGASGFAGLPQNVSGRNYSGSNSFFLQLQTAAMGYRLPVYLTFKQAHNLKAHVLKGEKAFPVVYWDMMVKDKYGKRISSEEYRALGKEEKKGMEVIPFIKAFPVYNVQQTNLAEIQPERMQKLQDKFKVPELRDTAGMYAHSALDRMVETQAWLCPIQVDKRVDGAYYSPSKDHIVLPMKAQFNIGGTPEDTYRGGMEFYSTMLHEMTHSTMTAERLNRDMGGKFGDPKYAKEELVAELTAAMISHSMGFDSKVTDNSAAYLDSWIGVLKQEPKFIVSVMADVNKASDLILDHVDKQRLALGEQPYLAKNDPLVPLGPDEEVPFKNAAIVKTRSGGYAIRASYDGVELGLKNVSKETAKTYFQLTDMKDKAAFLHMTARKTYGPELAVMQRTQKTGTGISMM
- a CDS encoding DNA mismatch repair protein MutS; amino-acid sequence: MAKKKETDENTGLVRQFDDMKKKHPDAMLLFRTGDFYEIYRQDAVKAAAILAITLTDRIIPGEKEPMKMTMFPYNKLDTYLPKLIRAGTRVAICDKVEDPKLTKMAKEGVKKEQTQSNHSDMAKKKKEQAAQEEPVRTVKNAAGEKPAKEEKTGTAVKTKDGEEAKEKQERKPREPQMVTANGEKVTHGHAYQSKTNPEEWYFTAKMDGQQLKPQRMDAADLAAYQKKELTVAQLMERYYPTKLMPKVPEEAFRMPKSIAGPEGSITVEKFNVYKEKDEQRPDFGKYKFYAQVGEAKMSAVASRQDLNAYFDRVVTPEKLVERNFGERLHLKSAYEKYRLPEGVDQNGVRVAKDRADNKWKVSVDMGEKGRTTRQEISFDDGYSLFKAKTATREQIAAKYLNTEITGLLAANTAKVEKSASMKM
- a CDS encoding DUF4099 domain-containing protein — protein: MELHNRNQSEQLPYEKLALLGIDREKADNLPQEVKERLVSGEVTPLMQVSISARNGDVITLPLKLQMTADKDGNPALLAYPVRAELETERNKVLRLTPQEAERLAKGEVLQKAVEVNGEKTQQYLQLDPETKSVIHRRVTDIEMERKLKDMEKVNDIELGTQQKQQVRDGKPVELNVGGEKVSVGIDLKEPQGFKLIKGDMKEWERQQKLRYDDLHPEYLGLVMTDKNRWEYQQVVDAQSKERALTLKPLREENIGNGLKR